In Mycobacterium sp. 050128, one genomic interval encodes:
- a CDS encoding amidohydrolase family protein has protein sequence MKNDDLILISVDDHIAEPADMFDAHVPAKYKDLAPRVVMEPDGVQQWYYGEVRGRNMGLNAVAGKPREMYNIDASRYDEMRPGCFNVDERVRDMNAGGQLAGLNFPNFTGFSGQVLNQGPDRDVNLVMIKAYNDWHVDEWCAAYPGRFIPCGILPLYDVAESAKEVKRLADKGCHAVTFSENPEALQMPSIHTKYWYPLFEAVCENQTVLCTHVGSASRSPQVSTDAPPSVQMTASSMMSMFTFTELIWAEFWADFPQLKFSLTEGDVGWIPYFLWRAEHVYNRHSGWTLAEFPPGYSGPVDVFKRHFYTCFISDKVGVHNMEWFNEDMLCWESDFPHSDSNWPFAPEDIIETMGHLDDAVINKITHENAMAAYSFDPFRYIPKEHARAGRLRAQATDVDVVTHVGRQASQRDRDAWTRMTQFALQAQASAQAPVTAEASDISGRSARLRATTLGN, from the coding sequence ATGAAAAACGACGATCTGATCCTGATCAGCGTGGACGACCATATCGCCGAGCCGGCGGACATGTTCGACGCGCATGTTCCGGCGAAGTACAAAGACCTCGCTCCGCGGGTGGTCATGGAGCCCGACGGCGTCCAGCAGTGGTACTACGGCGAGGTGCGCGGGCGAAACATGGGCCTGAACGCCGTCGCCGGCAAGCCCCGCGAGATGTACAACATCGACGCCTCGCGCTATGACGAGATGCGGCCAGGCTGTTTCAACGTCGACGAGCGCGTCCGCGACATGAACGCCGGTGGACAGCTGGCGGGGCTGAACTTCCCGAACTTCACCGGGTTCTCCGGCCAGGTCCTCAACCAGGGTCCCGACCGCGACGTCAACCTGGTGATGATCAAGGCCTACAACGACTGGCACGTCGACGAATGGTGCGCAGCGTACCCCGGGCGGTTCATCCCGTGCGGAATCCTGCCTCTGTACGACGTCGCCGAGTCCGCCAAGGAAGTCAAGCGCCTGGCGGACAAGGGATGTCACGCGGTGACGTTCTCGGAGAATCCAGAAGCGTTGCAAATGCCCAGTATTCACACCAAGTACTGGTACCCGCTGTTCGAAGCGGTCTGCGAGAACCAAACGGTGCTGTGCACGCATGTCGGCTCCGCGTCACGCTCTCCGCAGGTGTCGACCGACGCCCCGCCGAGTGTGCAGATGACGGCATCGTCGATGATGAGCATGTTCACCTTCACCGAGCTGATCTGGGCCGAATTCTGGGCCGACTTCCCCCAACTGAAATTCTCGCTCACCGAGGGCGATGTCGGCTGGATCCCGTACTTCCTGTGGCGTGCCGAGCATGTCTACAACCGTCATTCGGGCTGGACGCTCGCGGAGTTCCCGCCCGGCTACAGCGGACCCGTAGACGTGTTCAAGCGGCACTTCTACACCTGCTTCATCAGCGACAAAGTCGGCGTACACAACATGGAGTGGTTCAACGAGGACATGCTGTGCTGGGAATCGGACTTCCCACACTCCGACAGCAACTGGCCGTTCGCGCCCGAGGACATCATTGAGACAATGGGCCACCTCGACGACGCGGTCATCAACAAGATCACGCACGAAAACGCCATGGCCGCTTATTCTTTCGACCCGTTCCGGTACATCCCCAAGGAGCACGCCCGGGCAGGCCGGTTGCGCGCACAGGCCACCGACGTCGACGTGGTCACCCATGTCGGGCGCCAGGCCAGCCAGCGGGACCGGGACGCGTGGACCCGGATGACGCAATTCGCGCTGCAGGCCCAGGCCTCCGCACAGGCGCCGGTGACCGCCGAGGCCTCTGATATTTCCGGGCGATCCGCCCGGCTGCGCGCGACCACGCTGGGCAACTGA
- a CDS encoding LacI family DNA-binding transcriptional regulator, whose protein sequence is MAGPEVNANKVVRPTNADVARLASVSTATVSYVLNNAAGRRISAQTREAVQRAAERLGYRPNLAARNLARGKSGVVLYVVPHVAVGEMPMIAGSRMTTELARLGLLQVQIFETEDDQYIVDAIENLDPIAVTSLFPLNAAATTALRAAGIPNIEIGTLPALGDPHLDIGEMRVDHLVSRGHRQIGFAYTGIPRWRALGDYWFEGVARAAKSRDLPRLAVAEVTVDNAAEVVRGWVRDGVTAVCAQSDEIACLVLHGIHEAGLRCPRDLAVMGVDATPMGVVSSPPLTTVQFASRAVADIALAALLERLGYPPPPSGEPTDIARLIVRSST, encoded by the coding sequence ATGGCTGGGCCCGAGGTGAACGCGAATAAGGTGGTGCGGCCCACCAATGCTGACGTAGCGCGTTTGGCCAGCGTGTCGACCGCGACGGTCAGCTATGTCCTCAACAACGCTGCGGGCCGCAGGATCTCGGCGCAAACGCGCGAGGCAGTCCAACGCGCCGCCGAGCGATTGGGCTACCGGCCCAACCTGGCCGCGCGCAACCTCGCCCGGGGCAAGAGCGGAGTGGTTCTGTACGTGGTGCCGCATGTGGCGGTCGGCGAGATGCCCATGATCGCCGGCAGCCGAATGACCACCGAGCTGGCGCGCCTGGGCTTGCTCCAGGTGCAGATCTTCGAGACCGAGGACGATCAGTACATCGTCGACGCGATCGAGAACCTCGACCCGATTGCGGTCACGAGCCTGTTCCCGCTCAACGCTGCCGCAACGACAGCGCTACGGGCCGCTGGCATACCCAACATTGAGATCGGGACGCTGCCCGCGCTCGGCGATCCGCACCTCGACATTGGCGAGATGCGGGTTGACCATCTCGTATCGCGTGGTCACCGGCAGATCGGGTTCGCCTACACCGGAATTCCCAGGTGGCGCGCGTTGGGCGACTACTGGTTCGAGGGTGTCGCGCGCGCGGCGAAGTCGCGGGACTTGCCGCGATTGGCCGTCGCCGAGGTGACGGTGGACAACGCCGCCGAGGTGGTGCGGGGATGGGTGCGGGACGGCGTGACGGCCGTGTGTGCGCAAAGTGACGAAATCGCCTGCCTTGTCTTGCACGGGATTCATGAAGCAGGGCTGCGCTGCCCGCGCGACCTCGCGGTGATGGGCGTCGACGCCACCCCGATGGGCGTGGTGAGCAGCCCACCCCTGACCACCGTGCAATTCGCTTCGCGCGCCGTCGCCGATATCGCTCTTGCTGCTCTGCTCGAACGATTGGGGTACCCGCCCCCGCCATCGGGCGAGCCCACCGATATCGCCCGCCTGATCGTGCGGTCCTCGACCTAG
- a CDS encoding amidohydrolase family protein: MLGTEVTLAIMDALGIAGVLFDEFDTFTDEGFQPGYRLANGAFRCVGPNAEAAAIRYPERFAFLMRVDPTDPGIESWIETLTAAPGFKALRTMIFTPTEAAVFEQGGHDRLLKAAVSHSLPVFVTCPGVVAHLTQYVERFPDVQFVIDHCGAAFDAPPGQAGIDDALAMASYANVAYKWAHAPSFLSTEPYPFSDLEPKLRRAIDAFGPERVMWASDYTITRHRATWAENLFSIRDSSSLSQDEKAWILGGTARRILKWPAPQVDS, encoded by the coding sequence ATGCTCGGCACCGAGGTCACGCTGGCGATCATGGACGCCTTGGGCATCGCGGGCGTGCTGTTCGACGAGTTCGACACGTTCACCGACGAAGGATTTCAGCCCGGCTATCGCCTGGCCAACGGCGCCTTTCGCTGTGTGGGGCCGAATGCCGAAGCTGCGGCGATACGTTATCCCGAGCGCTTCGCCTTCCTGATGCGGGTGGATCCGACCGACCCGGGCATCGAATCCTGGATTGAAACCCTGACCGCCGCACCCGGCTTCAAGGCCCTGCGCACCATGATTTTCACTCCGACCGAAGCTGCGGTGTTCGAGCAGGGCGGCCACGATCGGTTACTGAAAGCCGCCGTCTCGCACAGCCTGCCGGTGTTCGTCACGTGTCCCGGCGTGGTGGCGCACCTGACGCAATATGTGGAGCGCTTTCCCGACGTCCAATTCGTCATCGATCATTGCGGCGCCGCTTTCGATGCGCCGCCCGGCCAAGCCGGCATCGACGATGCGCTGGCGATGGCGAGCTACGCCAACGTGGCCTACAAATGGGCCCACGCGCCGTCCTTCTTGTCGACCGAGCCCTACCCGTTCAGCGACCTCGAACCGAAGCTGCGCCGCGCGATCGACGCCTTCGGACCCGAGCGCGTGATGTGGGCCAGCGACTATACGATTACCCGGCACCGCGCCACCTGGGCCGAGAACCTGTTCAGCATCCGCGACTCCTCGTCGCTATCGCAGGACGAGAAGGCCTGGATTCTTGGTGGAACTGCGCGCCGGATTCTGAAATGGCCAGCGCCACAAGTTGATTCGTAG